GGCGGCAACACgctgcctctctccctccagtAACAGGACACGCCGCCTGTCTTCTTCCAATAGAGAcagatgctgcagctgctggccaCACCCCTCGACGACCATGGGCTGGCTCTGAGGAAACAAATTATGTTAAAAGCAGCTATGGCATCATGGGTACTGAAGTATTTAGAGCCACCAGACCTGAGCTCTGAGGTACTCGCTGTGTTCCCTGCTGTATTTCTCCTGAAGACGCTTCTTCAGCTCATCTTTACGGGGAAACGCCACTTCCTGGAGTTtctacacacagagacaggcaggaagtggCACCACTGTTAACAACTGGAACCAAGTCTGAGACCATGATGCACCTGTACAGGGTGGTACCTTCATGATAAGCTGCTTCTCAGGGACGTTGCACTGCTGGTAGTCTCTGTGACCGGGCAGCTTCTCTACAAACAGACTGAACATGTTTAATGTGAGAGATGGAAATGACCACGATGTCACCTCCTCGTGATGTCAGCACGTGTCATTTCTTACGTGATGAACTTGTTGTAGAGGACGTAGGCGTTCTCCAGGCTTCCCTCCTCCAGATAAACTGCTGCCATGCGCTCCATCTCGACACCAGAGCGGAAGTAGCGTCGTGGTGCAATGTCCTCGTTGATCTCCACGCTGCATCCCATTTTCCCCAGCGCCCGGACACGCTCTGCCGCCGTCAGGGACACATCAGTGTAGTCCGGTTCTGCTGCCAGCTTCTTCTACGcaaaagacacacaccatcAATGTCACAAAACAGGAGCCTGCAGCTTCTCAGCAGAATCCGATTACACCTGGTGATGCCACCTCAGGTGTTGAGGACGTGAACACTAATTAGGTCATTCTTCAGATTCATAACATCCAGGAAAGTTTGGTCCAGGTGATTTCATGGTTTGATAATTCTATCCAATAATTCATTGATGTGAATGTACCTGACTCACCAGCTACCCCTGAAGGTTTACTGATGATGAGGATGGAGGCTGGTCAGAAAACCAGGTGACTGGACCTGGGGGGACCCGACCTgagtgtgacctttgaccttaagCTGAAGTTACCACCCCCCCCTTTAACATCTGACAGCTGAGCTAAGCAGGGAGCTCAGATGTGCCATCTCTGTCTGGAGCCTGAATGCTGCATTTGTTAGAGGGTGAAAGAGGATAAACCAGCTCTCTGTTCATCTGTTCACTGAGATTGGAGGGgcgaatggatgaatgaaaatgtgaaggaaagaaagggaaggaCTGAGGCACGAGGCTACGACACAGagtaggaaggaaggaaggaaagagaagtgagaggagaagaaattaccttttttacttcattatgatggattttattatttctttctgtaatactgataataataataataataataataataataatacggATACTCAAATAGCAGCCGTGGGAAATCTGACTGATATTTCAGAGCAGAGATCCATCTTCTCTGACAAATCATGCATTGATCAGAAGCTGAACAGTATGATctggttttcatgttttcccagAAACTTCAGGataatttttgaaaaacaaatcttgCAGTAGCCGACTGTTCTGAACAGTTTAAACTCTGATATCATCATTTTGTAGAAACTCTGAGAGCAAACACAAAGTGTTCCCGGGATTTGACAAATGTGATGTAGGCTTTTGATTTGAAAGTCTTGGCATGGTTTCTCCATCACTTCAGatggaaatatatttacatcctgacacaaataaacacaatcatAAAGCTGTCACTCAGAAACTGTTTCCTGACCCCAAAAGTTTAGTGAGTCCCAACAATGTCTGTCAATCCAATGTCCTGACATGAgtaaaacaagaacacacacagaaacactcaccAGTGTATTTAAACTGAAGTCTTGGtccatgttgtgtgtgtgtgtgtgtttgtgtgcatttcactATTTGGCCCACACTTGGCTCATCCATCTGTCACCTCCCATCACGCTTCTCTGCAAAGGAGACAAGgaacagaagacaaactgaCAATTTTCTCTGAAACATTCCTTTAACTCAGAAGTTGCTAGCATGGCAGCTAAAGCTAGGAGTCAGAGagagttttattttccattctcCCCTGGTTGTCGCTCACCCGCCGGTTTGGTCCATGATTACCATGACAAATATGACTAATCACTGGCTGAGTCATCTacttaaacaaagaaaagaccaccaccaccaccaagaTGTCTGCTGGGCCTGGATgatgtcaccatggcaacagttGCCTCCAGCCTGGAGATGCCATCCCTTTATGACACAAAGTCATAAATGGATCACCAGATGTTACACAGCAGagctttgtcattttttattaatctgtTGATGCCCCACAGTTGAAGGCCATGGTCCTCCTCAGAGACATGTGGATCAGGAGGGGGACATCTTCGGTCAGGGGCCTTTGTTGCCCTCAAGGGGCAGATGATGATGCACTGGGAAACTTACCTGGGCAGGTAGCACTAAGAGCAAATTCAAACCAGAAGTTTCCATTGCGCACAAAGATAGACTAACTAATGAAAAAGACATCGGGCTCAGAGTGTTACCGTAGTAACAGCTGGAGCCAGGTCCACTCATCAGGTGACAGTCTGATCCAAAGACTATTTAGAAACCTAGAGAGGGACCTGGACTCAGGTCAAAAGCGCGTTCAACCTTCATTCTATTCTCTTATGTCTAATGAagtcagactgcattgaagtctctgggaaaatgtccctcctcctcagtaaacgttttcctgatgagtttatggtctcagtctgaaatacaacttgatgttaattttttaaataatgctcaatttggagggaaacagagcaggaaggaggggaagggTTGGGGTGGGGCTATTGTGTGATTGACGGACTGTATCATCCAGTCAGGAGAGATGACACAGAATGTCAGCTCTAGCCATCACTACTcctcagatccaccttctccaccaaatatggtttctattGGTTTGAAAAACCAACGTGGCCAACAAAGAGCAGGTCACTGACGGATGACAGTCTGTTTGATGTCTGCCGAGGTGTGAAAATCAAATGCTCCAGTCTCAGACCCAGTGAGAATGCAGTGAGGGGGTGTTGGACAGATCAACACCAATCAGACCTCTGAATAGTAAAAGTGTTGCAATGTCTGACTGACTAAACCACCCTGCTCATCCACATTCACGCTACTGCTGCATGCGACCTTTAACCTCCTCAAAGAAACATGTGGTCATACCTGAACAGGAGACATGGCTCCTGTTGGACATGAAACTGTCACAAGTCTGCCTGGATACAGTTGCTAATGTTCTTCTTCTTAACTCTACAGCTACACTATTTATTCTGAAATAATTcccacaaatgaaaacagaaactcTGAATTTTCATTGGGTAAGTTAAGGGTCTGTTAAGGGGAGTTCACATGTTAAAATCACTTCAATCCACAGAGAAGCTAAGATTCATTTACAAATACTATTCTAAGGTATTTTGCTTTCATGTAACCTTGAATACACTCCATTAAAACCACCTTAATATATAATTATCCATGAATTTAAGCATCAAATAGATGACATCAGATGATTAACGTGAAGTTTGAGGGCCATGCACCAGTTTTTACggtgttttattacattttttattttagtcctTAAATGCTGCTTTTGTTAAAACTCCTTAAATCAAACAAAGCTGTCTGTAACATTCAGGGTTTTTAAACTCTTATTATTTTAGAACTAATTAATCATCCCTTAattactgaatgaatgaatgaagtgtaaaacgtttcagtttttttcctgttaaatgataaatacataaacTCATCAACCctgactttcaaaataagagttaaGAGAAAATGCTGAGATGAACCTTTAAAGCAGCAAAATGTTACCCTctcctttaacctttaacctccacctgTCTGTTTCGTGCCCTACATTAAACTGGCATCTCTGAGGTCAAACCGGAAATCACAGACCCGGAGGAGGGCTGAGAGGACCGAAAGCTCCGCGAAGAAGGAGAATGATTGTACCTGTTGTCGCAGCCTCTTGACATCACATGTGGAGCTAGGGGACCAGTGCCTCTGAGATCGGATCCGGACCCAGTCCCGACACCAGGACCGGACCGGGCCCAATGAGTCCAGGTGAGCGAAGCCGGTGATAAAATGGCTGAAAGCTCCGGAGCCAATTCACACGGACTGCTGTCAGAGATGGAGGAGCTCACAGATCGTCTCTGCGCTCAGACTGTTCACTCACATCTTCCGGTTTCACTGCGTGGGCGGGGAAGTGCACATGCGCACTACTGCTCTCAGAGATGGGACTAAATCAGCTAAGATGAATCATTCTAAGAAATGTATCAGACACCAAACTGAGCTGAGGTGGCATCCAGCCAGTGGCGGTGCAGATGCTATGGGAATGCTCAATACTCAAGAGAAGGTGCTTTGAATTTTGGGACATTTAATTATGCAACGATCagcatatatatacacacacacgcatatatacatatagacATTTCTTGGTGGGTGTTAAGCGGGTACAATGGCTATTATGGGGAGCTACAGCACCACCTAGCGGCGACTGGCGCCGCCATTGCATCCAGcgcatcttcatcatcatctccatcaactccatcgtcttcatcatcagcagcatcatcttcaTTATCAATAGGGTGTGTGCTCACTGAATCATCGGTGTTTTGGCTTCGGGCACTTCCTGTGTAGACTCGTCTTACATCAGGTATCGCCaggtgtgcctgtgtgtgtgtgagagagagagagagagagaaattcaaATGATCTAAAAACGGGTAACTCGACTGTATCAGAACCTGAAATATTCGGATCAAACTGGAGGGAACACAGGAAGTGAGAGAAGTGAcgtcacaaaataaaagaaaacgtGACAAAAAATTTACGTTTTCTGgtgatttttaataaagatgaagaaggaaaagaCGGAAACGTCATTATTACCTGGCgggaaaagcagaaacacagacacatgtttTCAGAATGTGtgcataaataaattaataaatgacaGTTGTGTTGTTATGTTGTTCTTTGATATGTATTAGTCTCTACAttgatcttttatttatgtactgACACATCGTGGTGAAATAATCTGAAtattaaggaaaaaaagatCCACTCATACAAtcaagtcttttattttgaaaagtaggATAGGAaatgtttgtgctgcaggtgcCAGTGTCTTGACGTGTCCAGGTGTGTTCGTACCGGTCGTCATGGGTCTGGTTTATTCTGAGGTGAGAAAGTCTGGTGGCACAAACGCTTTTATTCTGCGAacagatgcttttattttgtttcaccTGGCGTCATCCACCGAAGCCGCTTCTGGTCTTGAAAGGTGAGTTTAGTCCGGCGCGAGACCGACTGTCCCAGGTGATCCGGCGGGAATATCAGCGATGACAAAACCAACAGGTCCGGGTCTGACTCTGATCCAGGTCTGAGTCTGATCtggatccagatccaggtctcAGGAAACGTCACCTAATGAGAACATTAGTAGAAGTAGTTCAATGCTTTTACTTTGGCGAGGCCAGTGGTTGGTGGTGTAAAGGTCAAGGGTTAGGGATCAGGGTGATTCTGACTTGGTGGTTTCCATGGTTACAGCCAATCTGTCAGGCAGCCTACGATGGAGACGTCCGGCAGCTCtaccacttcctgtctgaagatCCAAACGGCCTGAACGTCCAGGAACCTCGCACCGGAGACACGCCCCTAATCGCTGCCTGTCGTCGTAGAAACGTGGTGGTGGTCAACTACCTGTTAGAGAATCAGGCCAACGTCCACCTGACCAATAAGGTACGCTCACCCGATGATGTCATCCCATTCCTCAGgttcaaaaacacaactgtcGACAAAGAGATTATTACATAACACAAGTCTTTGcctttctctgtgttattgtgtgtctcAGAAACAGAGGACTTGTCTCCATTATGTGTCCAagacgtctctctctctcctggacTACCTGTTGATCGCCCTCCTAATGCCTATCCTGTTGCTGGGATACTTCCTCCTGGTGTGTTCGTTGTCCCCTCACAGTGTCAGACAATCTGGCACCTCTCGCCGAACAGATAGTGTgataacagtgtgtgtttgtctggttgtctctgtgtgtgtgtgtagctgcagaaacagagacagtcCATCTCCGTAATGACGGCCGTCCTGAGCAGCAGAATCAACGTCAACGCTGTGGACTATGTGAGTTGCCCCGTGTCTGCTGTGACTGGTTGACAGGGTGTGATGTAAACTCCAGATCTGATCATGGTCCAGCCTCAGGTGCAAATGTTTGAGGTTAAAGGTCAGGAGGTCAGCGTTCAGCTGGAGCAGTGAAGCCTGTTACTGTGACTTTGGACTAATAAAGTTTAATTTATAGGTTCTGTCAGTGTCCACAGTAATGTTAGCCGGCTAGCATTAgtgctttcagtgtgtttttttgtgtgtttgtgtgtgtgtagaaaggAAACACTGCCCTTCACTACACCTGTCTGAGGAAAAGTTACCATCTGGTTCGACTGCTGCTCGACAGAAGCGCAGACGTCAACATCAAGAATAATGTATGTGTCAACGtgaccacaaacacaacatccaTGACATCACAGCTCTGAACCCCACCTCTTTCCTGAGCAGGATGGAGAGACGCCGCTGGACATCGCCACGAGACTGAAGTTCAACAAGATTGTCCGCATGCTGCAGAAGACACAGTGATGGACAGAAAGATGATGGAACTGTCTTTGCTGTCACATCCTGTTTAaaggtgatgatgtcatcaaagGTCGATCAAAATCCTGACACAGACCAAGACCAGACCAGGACTGGAATACTGAACTGTACCACATcatgtttcctcttcctcttcttcaggtgtt
Above is a genomic segment from Echeneis naucrates chromosome 19, fEcheNa1.1, whole genome shotgun sequence containing:
- the ankrd22 gene encoding ankyrin repeat domain-containing protein 22 translates to MGLVYSEPICQAAYDGDVRQLYHFLSEDPNGLNVQEPRTGDTPLIAACRRRNVVVVNYLLENQANVHLTNKKQRTCLHYVSKTSLSLLDYLLIALLMPILLLGYFLLLQKQRQSISVMTAVLSSRINVNAVDYKGNTALHYTCLRKSYHLVRLLLDRSADVNIKNNDGETPLDIATRLKFNKIVRMLQKTQ